Proteins encoded by one window of Streptomyces sp. LX-29:
- a CDS encoding sigma-70 family RNA polymerase sigma factor yields the protein MAHDTPPRWDRKMQQRLARGEAAALGELYDRFASLVHHLAYRVLDDERGANRITREVFGHIWENPDAYDPKQGSLRSWVATLTHRAAVRRLREHEAALIDDDCEAAQEQVEAKIRDASAAARADYIRTSMPAPLRAALELAYFQRRDYRQAAEALGVTEDEARRRLRLGLQLLSSANVSAAHSPSTPPGYGRSL from the coding sequence ATGGCGCACGACACACCGCCCCGTTGGGACCGCAAGATGCAGCAGCGCCTCGCCCGCGGTGAGGCCGCGGCGCTGGGCGAGCTCTATGACCGCTTCGCCTCCCTCGTCCACCACCTCGCCTATCGGGTGCTCGACGACGAGCGCGGCGCCAACCGCATCACACGCGAGGTGTTCGGCCACATCTGGGAGAACCCGGACGCCTACGACCCCAAGCAGGGCTCGCTGCGCTCCTGGGTCGCCACCCTCACCCACCGCGCCGCCGTGCGACGGCTGCGCGAGCACGAGGCCGCCCTGATAGACGACGACTGCGAGGCCGCGCAGGAGCAGGTCGAAGCGAAGATCCGCGACGCCTCCGCCGCGGCCCGCGCGGACTACATCCGCACCTCCATGCCCGCGCCGCTGCGCGCCGCCCTGGAGCTCGCCTACTTCCAGCGCCGCGACTACCGGCAGGCCGCCGAGGCGCTCGGCGTCACCGAGGACGAGGCGCGACGCCGCCTGCGGCTGGGCCTCCAGCTGCTGTCCTCGGCGAACGTGAGCGCCGCGCACTCCCCGTCCACACCGCCCGGCTATGGGCGGTCGCTGTGA
- a CDS encoding ABC transporter substrate-binding protein, with amino-acid sequence MTGRRRPLSRPRRTTASRSLRTRATLALGTTLGAAALAGCGALPGSASSSDDSPIVVMTWAPEATAATNMPGMPAMAQAYVRWVNDNGGIHGRKLKVITCNERNDTVQAARCADQAADAKAVAVVGSYSQYGRSFMGPLEVAGIPYIGGYGLSEDEFSSPFSYPVNGGQAALLAGNGRQLASVCDHVSLVRPDTIAGDELPRLLDAGLRAGGRRPAQDIRAPEDASDYTTQARRALDGLGGGTGGTTADGAGALSGGASGRACVTAALGKRTNTFFDSFRRLQDGTPKVRIASVLGSVRQSLVDSTGGKDSALEGAYATGWYPAADDPGWRAMHRVVTEYAFDDDRIDTADPGSQTTWIAYTVLRSVLMSLDPDDIDARAVKRALDRGHAVDTGGLTPKLRWGYGDLLAVPAYPRIVNADVTYQVVRGGRLVAVRDGFVNVTKTLERRDG; translated from the coding sequence ATGACCGGACGGCGACGCCCCCTCTCCCGCCCCCGCCGCACCACGGCCTCCCGCTCCCTCCGCACCAGGGCCACGCTGGCGCTGGGCACGACGCTCGGCGCCGCGGCACTCGCCGGGTGCGGCGCGCTCCCCGGCTCCGCCTCCTCCTCCGACGACTCCCCCATCGTCGTCATGACCTGGGCCCCCGAGGCCACCGCGGCGACCAACATGCCGGGCATGCCGGCCATGGCGCAGGCGTACGTCCGCTGGGTCAACGACAACGGTGGCATCCACGGCCGCAAGCTCAAGGTCATCACCTGCAACGAGCGCAACGACACGGTGCAGGCCGCGCGCTGCGCCGACCAGGCCGCCGATGCGAAGGCCGTCGCCGTCGTCGGCTCCTACAGCCAGTACGGCCGCTCCTTCATGGGCCCGCTGGAGGTCGCCGGCATCCCCTACATAGGCGGCTACGGCCTCTCCGAGGACGAGTTCTCCAGCCCCTTCTCCTATCCCGTCAACGGTGGCCAGGCGGCGCTGCTCGCCGGGAACGGACGGCAGTTGGCGTCCGTCTGCGACCACGTCTCCCTGGTGCGTCCCGACACCATCGCCGGCGACGAGCTGCCGCGGCTGCTCGACGCGGGGCTGCGGGCCGGCGGCCGCCGGCCCGCCCAGGACATCCGCGCCCCCGAGGACGCCTCCGACTACACCACGCAGGCCCGGCGCGCGCTGGACGGTCTGGGCGGCGGCACCGGCGGCACGACGGCGGACGGGGCCGGCGCGCTCTCCGGCGGCGCCTCCGGACGCGCCTGCGTCACCGCCGCCCTCGGCAAGCGCACCAACACGTTCTTCGACTCCTTCCGGCGGCTCCAGGACGGCACGCCGAAGGTGCGCATCGCCTCCGTCCTCGGCAGCGTCCGGCAGTCCCTGGTGGACAGCACCGGCGGCAAGGACAGCGCCCTGGAGGGCGCGTACGCCACCGGCTGGTACCCGGCCGCCGACGACCCCGGCTGGCGCGCCATGCACCGCGTGGTGACGGAGTACGCCTTCGACGACGACCGGATCGACACCGCCGACCCCGGCTCGCAGACCACCTGGATCGCCTACACCGTGCTCCGCTCGGTGCTGATGTCCCTGGACCCCGACGACATCGACGCCCGCGCGGTCAAGCGGGCCCTGGACCGGGGCCACGCCGTCGACACCGGCGGCCTGACCCCGAAGCTGCGCTGGGGCTACGGCGACCTGCTGGCCGTGCCCGCCTACCCGCGGATCGTGAACGCCGACGTCACCTATCAGGTGGTCCGGGGCGGCAGGCTGGTGGCGGTCCGTGACGGCTTCGTCAACGTGACGAAGACCCTGGAGCGGCGCGACGGCTGA
- a CDS encoding STAS domain-containing protein: MEGERGEWVVFQVAGELDLVTSPAVRQHVHKAVARGRHAVVLDLSEVRFCDSSGVGVLIAARRLMRSCSGRLRLILPAQGARDGSHVNRVLAALGVRRLFDVYPDLAAATTSTAGPLSA, from the coding sequence ATGGAGGGCGAGCGGGGTGAGTGGGTCGTGTTCCAGGTCGCCGGCGAGCTGGACCTGGTGACCTCCCCGGCGGTTCGGCAGCATGTGCACAAGGCGGTGGCCCGTGGTCGGCACGCCGTGGTCCTCGACCTCTCCGAGGTCCGCTTCTGCGACTCCAGCGGGGTCGGCGTGCTGATAGCCGCCCGTCGCCTCATGCGCTCCTGCTCCGGCCGGCTCCGGCTGATCCTCCCGGCCCAGGGCGCCCGCGACGGCTCGCATGTGAACCGCGTCCTCGCGGCCCTCGGCGTCCGTCGCCTCTTCGACGTCTACCCGGATCTGGCCGCTGCCACGACGAGCACGGCGGGGCCGCTCTCAGCGTGA
- a CDS encoding zf-HC2 domain-containing protein: protein MAPPPPAADDGDSRLDEPAPPEPTMEGATPGGTPAGARGERPTTAKEASDPARPAASASGGATAEEARRGQSPPHGRQPSHDVLRSLLGAWALAACSAEETAAVEAHLNDCVPCAEEALRLREAVALLRTEESLDLDPRLRSRVLEGCLVRRPPRVPVPEWATVFDTEAARLDALLRDFGPAEWRAEVRLRWFDGERTVARATTVAGVIAHLMAVDGILASALGMPDPLGPGAPDHPMERTAAIWQRDPPEPSGGRPRPTRARDGADRAGPYGGASAAPDAIRGPWRKQAHAMVRNVSLAGRGGTELSVPFGDVRLPMRDSFLDRALECWVHAGDIADAVSYPYEPPAADHLHEMIGFWVEKLPGALAERRRAGLAAPPRELVEAGRPGRALCLEVEGSGGGRWYIPLDSPAAVAGPERQVAHIAMDLDAFHQLMAGHVDPRDAAAGAAGDPEAVRDVLLTSAALSRM, encoded by the coding sequence ATGGCACCACCCCCGCCGGCCGCCGACGACGGCGACAGTCGGCTCGACGAACCGGCTCCGCCGGAACCGACGATGGAGGGCGCGACCCCTGGTGGGACGCCCGCCGGCGCCCGGGGCGAGCGGCCCACCACTGCGAAGGAGGCATCGGACCCGGCGCGCCCGGCGGCATCGGCGTCCGGCGGCGCGACCGCCGAGGAGGCGCGGCGTGGGCAGTCGCCCCCGCACGGCCGGCAGCCCTCGCACGACGTGCTCAGGTCGCTGCTCGGCGCCTGGGCGCTGGCCGCCTGCTCGGCGGAGGAGACCGCCGCCGTGGAGGCACACCTGAACGACTGTGTGCCGTGCGCCGAGGAGGCGCTGCGGCTGCGCGAGGCCGTCGCGCTGCTGCGCACCGAGGAGAGCCTCGACCTGGACCCCCGGCTCCGCAGCCGGGTCCTGGAGGGCTGTCTCGTGCGCCGTCCGCCGCGTGTTCCGGTGCCCGAGTGGGCCACCGTCTTCGACACGGAGGCCGCCCGGCTGGACGCGCTGCTGCGCGACTTCGGCCCGGCCGAGTGGCGCGCCGAGGTGCGGCTGCGCTGGTTCGACGGCGAGCGGACCGTCGCCCGCGCCACCACCGTCGCCGGGGTGATCGCCCACCTCATGGCGGTCGACGGGATCCTCGCCTCGGCCCTCGGCATGCCCGATCCGCTCGGCCCGGGCGCCCCCGACCACCCGATGGAGCGCACCGCGGCGATATGGCAGCGCGATCCCCCGGAGCCGTCCGGCGGCCGCCCGAGGCCGACCAGGGCCCGCGACGGCGCGGACCGCGCGGGCCCGTACGGCGGCGCCTCGGCCGCACCCGACGCCATCCGCGGCCCCTGGCGGAAGCAGGCCCACGCGATGGTGCGGAACGTCTCCCTCGCCGGTCGCGGGGGCACCGAGCTCTCGGTGCCGTTCGGCGACGTCCGGCTGCCGATGCGCGACTCGTTCCTCGACCGCGCCCTGGAGTGCTGGGTGCACGCCGGGGACATCGCGGACGCCGTCAGCTATCCGTACGAGCCGCCGGCTGCCGACCATCTGCACGAGATGATCGGCTTCTGGGTGGAAAAGCTGCCCGGCGCCCTGGCCGAGCGCCGCCGGGCCGGGCTGGCCGCCCCGCCCAGGGAGCTGGTGGAGGCGGGCAGGCCGGGGCGCGCGCTGTGTCTGGAGGTCGAGGGGAGCGGCGGCGGCCGCTGGTACATCCCTCTCGACTCACCCGCGGCGGTCGCTGGACCGGAGCGTCAGGTGGCGCACATCGCCATGGACCTGGACGCCTTCCACCAGCTGATGGCCGGGCACGTGGACCCGCGGGACGCCGCCGCCGGCGCGGCGGGCGATCCCGAGGCGGTCCGCGACGTCCTGCTCACCTCGGCGGCCCTGTCCCGTATGTGA
- the purU gene encoding formyltetrahydrofolate deformylase, producing the protein MTDPRSAASEPASDQYVLILSCPDKQGIVHAVSSFLFMTGCNIEDSQQFCDRDTGLFFMRVHFRAESPVRLESLRASFAAVGESFQMDWQIHEAEQKMRILLMVSKFGHCLNDLLFRARIGALPVEIAAVVSNHTDFAELVGSYGVPFHHLPVTKDTKAEAEARLLEIVREERIELVVLARYMQVLSDSLCKELSGKIINIHHSFLPSFKGAKPYHQAHARGVKLIGATAHYVTADLDEGPIIEQEVERVGHELTPDQLVAVGRDVECQALARAVKWHSERRVLLNGHRTVIFS; encoded by the coding sequence ATGACCGACCCGCGCTCCGCCGCCTCTGAACCCGCCTCTGACCAGTACGTTCTCATCCTGTCCTGTCCGGACAAGCAGGGCATCGTGCACGCGGTGTCCAGCTTTCTGTTCATGACCGGTTGCAACATCGAGGACAGCCAGCAGTTCTGCGACCGCGACACGGGTCTCTTCTTCATGCGGGTGCACTTCCGCGCGGAGTCCCCGGTGCGGCTGGAGAGCCTGCGGGCGAGCTTCGCCGCGGTGGGCGAGTCGTTCCAGATGGACTGGCAGATCCACGAGGCCGAGCAGAAGATGCGGATCCTGCTCATGGTCTCGAAGTTCGGCCACTGCCTGAACGACCTGCTCTTCCGGGCCCGGATCGGAGCGCTGCCGGTGGAGATCGCCGCCGTCGTCTCCAACCACACCGACTTCGCCGAGCTCGTCGGCTCGTACGGCGTCCCGTTCCACCACCTCCCGGTCACCAAGGACACCAAGGCGGAGGCCGAGGCGCGGCTGCTGGAGATCGTCCGCGAGGAGCGGATCGAGCTGGTGGTGCTGGCCCGCTATATGCAGGTGCTCTCCGACAGCCTCTGCAAGGAGCTCTCCGGGAAGATCATCAACATCCACCACTCCTTCCTGCCGAGCTTCAAGGGCGCCAAGCCCTACCACCAGGCGCACGCGCGCGGGGTGAAGCTGATCGGTGCCACCGCGCACTACGTGACCGCGGACCTGGACGAGGGGCCGATCATCGAGCAGGAGGTCGAGCGGGTCGGCCACGAGCTCACCCCGGACCAGCTGGTCGCCGTCGGCCGGGACGTGGAGTGCCAGGCGCTGGCCCGCGCGGTGAAGTGGCACAGCGAGCGCCGGGTGCTGCTCAACGGGCACCGCACGGTGATCTTCTCCTGA